A single region of the Vicia villosa cultivar HV-30 ecotype Madison, WI linkage group LG4, Vvil1.0, whole genome shotgun sequence genome encodes:
- the LOC131599894 gene encoding probable F-box protein At4g22030, whose translation MVSLQIFSAANLSSSLKTVNAAIHLPKLPRVFSIPQLPKTKPLIEDFNVSIHHINTNQFQNNNIVLTSQSHDRNTDDIIIKLYAVLEAVSDRVEMHHNIAQQRNNWNNLLLNSINMITLTATTLAAVASAAATTCSDSSLLALKLSSALLFSAATGILLIMNKINPSQLTEEQRNATRLFRQLQTQIQTTIAIGNPSEEDVKDAMEKVLALDKAYPLPLLGAMLEKYPAKFEPAVWWPSKKGKSQRKKIGKMNNGWSEELEMEMREVVEVIKKKDAEDYNRLGNIALKINKSLAIAGPLLTGIAAIGSTFIGNGNSLAAFVPLLAGSLASAINTFEHGGQVGMVFEMYRGSAGFFNLLETSIESNLSEKDLERRENGVLFEMKMALKLGRSISNLRELASKSASYRMEGVGDMDEFASKLF comes from the coding sequence ATGGTTTCACTACAAATATTTTCAGCAGCTAATTTATCTTCTTCTTTGAAGACAGTTAATGCTGCTATTCATCTCCCTAAACTCCCTCGTGTATTCTCAATCCCACAACTACCAAAAACAAAGCCTCTTATTGAGGACTTTAATGTATCCATTCATCATATTAatacaaatcaatttcaaaacaatAATATTGTCCTCACCTCACAATCACACGACAGGAATAcagatgatattattattaaacttTATGCAGTCTTGGAAGCTGTTTCCGACAGAGTTGAAATGCATCACAATATTGCCCAACAACGTAACAATTGGAACAATCTTTTATTAAATTCCATCAACATGATTACTCTTACTGCTACAACTTTGGCTGCTGTTGCTTCTGCTGCTGCAACCACTTGCTCTGATTCTTCACTTTTGGCTTTGAAACTATCTTCTGCTCTTTTATTCTCTGCTGCAACCGGAATCTTACTTATCATGAACAAAATTAACCCTTCTCAACTCACAGAGGAACAAAGAAATGCTACAAGATTGTTTAGACAGCTTCAGACACAAATCCAAACCACTATTGCAATAGGAAATCCTAGTGAGGAAGATGTCAAAGATGCAATGGAGAAGGTTTTGGCACTTGACAAAGCTTACCCACTTCCCTTATTAGGAGCAATGCTTGAAAAATATCCTGCAAAATTTGAGCCTGCTGTTTGGTGGCCTTCTAAAAAAGGAAAATCACAAAGAAAGAAAATTGGGAAAATGAATAATGGATGGAGTGAAGAATTAGAAATGGAAATGAGGGAGGTTGTTGAAGTGATAAAGAAAAAAGATGCTGAAGATTATAACAGACTGGGAAATATAGCTTTGAAGATAAACAAGAGCTTGGCAATTGCTGGGCCATTACTCACAGGAATTGCAGCTATTGGATCTACTTTTATAGGTAATGGTAATTCTTTGGCTGCTTTTGTTCCTCTCTTGGCTGGTTCATTGGCTTCTGCGATTAATACTTTTGAACATGGTGGCCAAGTTGGCATGGTTTTTGAAATGTATAGAGGCTCTGCTGGATTCTTCAACTTATTAGAAACCTCAATTGAATCAAATTTAAGTGAGAAAGATTTAGAGAGAAGAGAAAATGGAGTATTGTTTGAAATGAAGATGGCTTTGAAGTTGGGAAGAAGTATATCAAATCTGAGGGAACTTGCATCAAAATCAGCTTCATATAGAATGGAAGGTGTTGGTGACATGGATGAATTTGCCAGCAAGCTTTTCTAA